One window of Medicago truncatula cultivar Jemalong A17 chromosome 2, MtrunA17r5.0-ANR, whole genome shotgun sequence genomic DNA carries:
- the LOC25485979 gene encoding CBL-interacting protein kinase 5 isoform X2, translated as MENKGTILMQKYEVGRMLGQGSFAKVYHARNLKTGQNVAIKVFDKAMIMKVGLKEQIKREISVMRLVRHPNIVEFYEVMASKTKIYFAMEQVKGGELFHKVSRGKLREDMARKYFQQLIAAVDHCHRRGIYHRDLKPENLLLDENGNLKVADFGLSALLESKKKDDLLHTTCGTPAYVAPEIIRKKGYDGAKADIWSCGVILFVLLAGFLPFNDRNLMEMYKKIATADFKFPQWFHSDVKRLLYRILDPDPKTRITINKIMQNSWFRKGYKQIEGPHLSPTHGDISDVHNAFDDLSTLSSPMSVKDEQCPMKLYCFNAFDIISLSSGLDLSGLFEKDTSEGQHARFATNRPPSTIVSKLEETAQLVGRFKVMKQNGIVRVEGFETGVIEQLSIDIEIFEVTSSFYIVEVRKIAGDILEYGKFLNQYLKPSLN; from the exons ATGGAGAACAAAGGAACAATTCTAATGCAAAAGTATGAGGTAGGACGCATGCTTGGCCAAGGAAGTTTTGCCAAAGTTTACCATGCAAGGAACTTAAAGACAGGACAAAATGTTGCTATCAAGGTGTTCGACAAAGCGATGATCATGAAAGTCGGTTTGAAGGAGCAAATCAAGCGTGAAATCTCGGTTATGCGTCTTGTTCGACACCCTAACATTGTCGAATTCTACGAGGTCATGGCAAGCAAAACAAAGATATATTTTGCAATGGAACAAGTGAAAGGTGGCGAGCTTTTCCATAAAGTGTCTCGAGGGAAGCTGAGGGAAGATATGGCTAGGAAATATTTCCAGCAACTTATTGCAGCTGTTGATCATTGTCATAGAAGAGGGATTTATCATCGCGACCTTAAACCAGAAAATCTTCTCCTCGACGAAAATGGTAACCTTAAAGTTGCTGATTTTGGTCTTAGTGCATTGTTggaatcaaaaaaaaaagacgatcTTCTTCATACAACATGCGGTACTCCAGCTTATGTAGCACCTGAGATTATCAGGAAGAAAGGTTATGATGGAGCCAAGGCAGATATTTGGTCTTGTGGTGTTATTCTCTTTGTTCTATTGGCAGGTTTTCTTCCTTTCAATGATAGAAATTTAATGGAGATGTATAAGAAGATTGCAACTGCTGATTTCAAGTTTCCACAATGGTTTCATTCTGATGTGAAAAGGCTTCTTTATAGAATCCTTGATCCTGATCCAAAAACAAGAATTACTATTAACAAGATTATGCAAAATAGTTGGTTTAGAAAAGGGTATAAACAGATTGAAGGACCACATTTATCGCCTACACACGGCGATATCTCAGATGTTCATAATGCATTTGATGATTTGTCAACACTATCAAGTCCAATGTCTGTTAAAGATGAACAATGTCCTATGAAACTATATTGTTTCAATGCATTTGATATCATATCACTCTCTTCGGGACTTGATCTTTCGGGTTTGTTTGAAAAAGATACGAGTGAAGGACAACATGCAAGATTTGCTACAAATAGACCACCTTCAACAATTGTGTCAAAACTTGAAGAGACAGCACAATTAGTTGGTAGATTTAAGGTGATGAAGCAAAATGGGATTGTTAGAGTGGAGGGATTTGAGACAGGAGTAA TTGAACAACTCAGTATAGATATAGAAATTTTTGAAGTTACATCTTCATTTTATATTGTTGAGGTGAGAAAAATTGCTGGAGACATATTAGAATATGGGAAATTCTTGAACCAATACTTAAAGCCTTCTCTAAATTAA
- the LOC25485979 gene encoding CBL-interacting protein kinase 5 isoform X1, which translates to MENKGTILMQKYEVGRMLGQGSFAKVYHARNLKTGQNVAIKVFDKAMIMKVGLKEQIKREISVMRLVRHPNIVEFYEVMASKTKIYFAMEQVKGGELFHKVSRGKLREDMARKYFQQLIAAVDHCHRRGIYHRDLKPENLLLDENGNLKVADFGLSALLESKKKDDLLHTTCGTPAYVAPEIIRKKGYDGAKADIWSCGVILFVLLAGFLPFNDRNLMEMYKKIATADFKFPQWFHSDVKRLLYRILDPDPKTRITINKIMQNSWFRKGYKQIEGPHLSPTHGDISDVHNAFDDLSTLSSPMSVKDEQCPMKLYCFNAFDIISLSSGLDLSGLFEKDTSMSKRHHARFSTKRPPSNVVSKLEEIAQIDGRFKVMKQNGIVRLEGIETRIVEQLSIDIEIFEVTSSFYIVEVRKIAGDILEYGKFLNQYLKPSLN; encoded by the exons ATGGAGAACAAAGGAACAATTCTAATGCAAAAGTATGAGGTAGGACGCATGCTTGGCCAAGGAAGTTTTGCCAAAGTTTACCATGCAAGGAACTTAAAGACAGGACAAAATGTTGCTATCAAGGTGTTCGACAAAGCGATGATCATGAAAGTCGGTTTGAAGGAGCAAATCAAGCGTGAAATCTCGGTTATGCGTCTTGTTCGACACCCTAACATTGTCGAATTCTACGAGGTCATGGCAAGCAAAACAAAGATATATTTTGCAATGGAACAAGTGAAAGGTGGCGAGCTTTTCCATAAAGTGTCTCGAGGGAAGCTGAGGGAAGATATGGCTAGGAAATATTTCCAGCAACTTATTGCAGCTGTTGATCATTGTCATAGAAGAGGGATTTATCATCGCGACCTTAAACCAGAAAATCTTCTCCTCGACGAAAATGGTAACCTTAAAGTTGCTGATTTTGGTCTTAGTGCATTGTTggaatcaaaaaaaaaagacgatcTTCTTCATACAACATGCGGTACTCCAGCTTATGTAGCACCTGAGATTATCAGGAAGAAAGGTTATGATGGAGCCAAGGCAGATATTTGGTCTTGTGGTGTTATTCTCTTTGTTCTATTGGCAGGTTTTCTTCCTTTCAATGATAGAAATTTAATGGAGATGTATAAGAAGATTGCAACTGCTGATTTCAAGTTTCCACAATGGTTTCATTCTGATGTGAAAAGGCTTCTTTATAGAATCCTTGATCCTGATCCAAAAACAAGAATTACTATTAACAAGATTATGCAAAATAGTTGGTTTAGAAAAGGGTATAAACAGATTGAAGGACCACATTTATCGCCTACACACGGCGATATCTCAGATGTTCATAATGCATTTGATGATTTGTCAACACTATCAAGTCCAATGTCTGTTAAAGATGAACAATGTCCTATGAAACTATATTGTTTCAATGCATTTGATATCATATCACTCTCTTCGGGACTTGATCTTTCGGGTTTGTTTGAAAAAGATACGA GTATGAGTAAAAGACATCATGCAAGATTTTCTACAAAAAGACCACCTTCAAATGTTGTGTCAAAACTTGAAGAAATAGCACAAATAGATGGTAGATTTAAGGTTATGAAGCAAAATGGGATTGTTAGATTGGAGGGAATTGAGACAAGGATAGTTGAACAACTCAGTATAGATATAGAAATTTTTGAAGTTACATCTTCATTTTATATTGTTGAGGTGAGAAAAATTGCTGGAGACATATTAGAATATGGGAAATTCTTGAACCAATACTTAAAGCCTTCTCTAAATTAA